One Tolypothrix bouteillei VB521301 DNA window includes the following coding sequences:
- a CDS encoding energy-coupling factor transporter transmembrane component T family protein encodes MGIRNFQTVKRDSIFTRIDFRTKLVMIGTITLIAFIWESPITGGLLTLSVALACLIAGVKLNYLATLLKIMIPFYIFLLLSMGLFNVSQVKLLTHKEELTSLLTIPSNWWFLGGGKISLEGILYGVNVIFKTLTMVLVIPLGIFTTDVNQMIVSMVKANIPYKIVFIFSSTLRFFPVLFEEIQSIIEAQRLRGLAFEKMGWMQRTRVYATVAVPLILNAMTKSQTLEVVLQSKAFSGSSQRTYLHESILSTTDYFIIGSSIGLFFLALIVYFGFGVGQFAWLIYS; translated from the coding sequence ATGGGAATTAGAAATTTTCAGACTGTAAAACGAGATTCAATTTTTACTCGTATAGATTTTCGTACAAAATTGGTGATGATAGGAACAATTACCCTGATTGCTTTTATCTGGGAAAGTCCTATTACCGGAGGTCTTTTAACTTTAAGTGTTGCCCTTGCTTGTCTCATAGCAGGAGTCAAGTTAAATTATTTGGCGACTCTTTTGAAAATTATGATTCCTTTTTATATATTCCTCTTATTGAGTATGGGGTTGTTTAATGTCTCTCAAGTGAAATTATTAACCCACAAGGAAGAATTAACTTCTCTACTGACTATTCCTTCAAATTGGTGGTTTCTTGGTGGAGGAAAAATATCATTAGAAGGAATTTTATATGGAGTGAATGTTATATTTAAAACTTTAACCATGGTTCTAGTCATTCCATTAGGAATTTTCACAACTGATGTCAATCAAATGATTGTCAGTATGGTTAAGGCTAATATACCTTATAAAATTGTCTTTATTTTTTCGTCTACTCTACGATTTTTTCCCGTACTTTTTGAAGAAATCCAATCGATTATTGAAGCTCAACGATTGAGAGGGCTAGCTTTTGAAAAAATGGGTTGGATGCAACGAACTCGAGTCTATGCTACCGTTGCAGTTCCGCTTATTTTAAATGCTATGACTAAATCCCAAACCTTAGAAGTTGTATTACAATCAAAAGCTTTTTCTGGTAGTTCTCAGAGAACTTATCTTCACGAATCTATACTTAGTACGACTGATTATTTCATCATAGGAAGCAGCATTGGTTTATTTTTCCTAGCTTTAATTGTCTATTTTGGGTTTGGCGTTGGTCAGTTTGCTTGGCTGATTTATTCTTAA
- a CDS encoding FkbM family methyltransferase, whose protein sequence is MSEKKMTSPSGLEYYYVSSQEETQYIYSEIFTEQQYIGHNIVINEGDCIFDVGANIGLFSLYVSTIQEKLKIYAFEPIPETFAVLEKNKQLHSLDNLFVFNYGLSSENNLEKAFTFYPDMAGNSTTRPGEILVEQESFPSEIRIEDLFKDFFQDEKKIKCEVKTLSSVISELGISSIELLKIDVEGEEYEVLKGIEDSDWSKIKQIIAEVHDKNGRIEKVKKMLTSHGFNIELRKRELLPSTYVDTFNLYAKR, encoded by the coding sequence ATGAGTGAAAAAAAGATGACTTCTCCAAGTGGCTTGGAGTATTACTACGTTAGTAGTCAAGAGGAAACACAATATATTTATTCAGAAATCTTTACTGAACAGCAATATATTGGACATAATATTGTCATTAACGAAGGTGATTGTATATTTGATGTTGGGGCTAATATTGGACTCTTCTCTCTATATGTAAGTACCATCCAAGAAAAATTAAAAATTTATGCTTTTGAGCCAATTCCAGAAACTTTTGCCGTGTTAGAAAAAAATAAACAGTTGCACTCCCTAGATAATCTGTTCGTATTTAACTATGGTTTGAGTTCAGAAAACAACTTAGAAAAAGCGTTCACTTTTTATCCCGACATGGCGGGAAATTCAACAACAAGACCTGGTGAAATACTTGTGGAGCAGGAGTCTTTTCCTTCTGAAATCAGAATAGAAGACCTCTTTAAAGATTTTTTTCAAGATGAGAAAAAAATAAAATGTGAGGTAAAAACACTGTCTTCGGTGATTTCTGAATTAGGGATTAGCTCAATAGAATTATTGAAGATTGATGTAGAAGGAGAAGAATACGAAGTTTTGAAAGGCATAGAAGACAGTGACTGGTCTAAAATCAAGCAAATAATTGCTGAAGTTCATGATAAAAATGGGCGAATAGAAAAAGTGAAAAAAATGCTGACTTCCCATGGTTTTAACATAGAACTGCGAAAAAGAGAACTTTTACCTTCTACATATGTAGATACCTTTAATTTGTATGCTAAGCGTTAA
- a CDS encoding S9 family peptidase: MTKDNALQRTLTPPTASKKPHVLELHGDRRIDNYFWMREIDNPDTIAYLEAENAYTEAMMQHTEALQTKLYEEMLARIKETDLSVPYRKDNYYYYSRTEEGKAYPIHCRKQGSLEAPEEVLLDQNELALEHEFFSLGVLQVSPNHQILAYSVDTSGAEQYTLFFLDLTTKKLYPETIPETYYSFAWANDNKTVFYTKIDPANRPFQLFRHTLGTSADEDVLIFHEPDDAFFLEVGKTRSEAYIMMSLGSQITSEIHYLDANEPNGNFQIFLPRKTGVLYDIDHHSDSFYIVTNEEAINFKLMKTLVASPARENWQTVIPHREDIMLSGVSLFANYMVIYERQGGLPIGRVQNLSTGNIYQISFPEPTYDFYESSNPEFNTTILRFNYTSFTTPHSVFDYDMETNQRELKKEIEVLGGYDRDRYQSEWLVATSADGTQVPISIVYKNGIQKDGKNALFLTGYGSYGYPSSSGFSSNRLSLLDRGVVFAIAHIRGGGEMGRKWYEDGKFLKKKNTFTDFIACAEYLIGEKWTSSDRLVISGGSAGGLLMGAVMNMRPDLFKAVIADVPFVDVVTTILDTSLPLSVTEWEEWGNPNDKAYYDYIKSYSPYDNVEAKDYPDTLILAGLNDSRVKYWEPAKWTAKLREIKTDKNILLLRTNMGAGHSGASGRYESLKELAFEYAFVLDRLGLGDC; encoded by the coding sequence ATGACTAAAGACAATGCTTTGCAAAGGACACTCACTCCACCCACTGCGTCCAAGAAACCTCATGTTTTAGAATTACATGGCGATCGTCGTATCGATAATTACTTTTGGATGCGCGAGATTGATAACCCAGACACGATCGCTTATTTAGAAGCTGAGAACGCTTACACTGAGGCTATGATGCAGCATACAGAAGCATTGCAAACAAAGCTTTACGAGGAAATGCTTGCTCGCATCAAAGAAACAGACTTATCAGTACCTTATCGCAAAGATAACTATTATTATTATTCACGTACTGAAGAAGGTAAGGCATATCCAATACACTGTCGCAAACAAGGTAGCCTCGAAGCACCGGAAGAAGTGCTATTAGACCAAAACGAGTTAGCACTAGAGCACGAATTCTTTAGTTTGGGTGTCCTGCAAGTAAGCCCCAATCACCAGATTTTAGCTTACTCAGTTGATACCAGTGGAGCCGAGCAATACACCCTTTTCTTTCTCGATCTAACCACCAAAAAGCTTTACCCGGAAACTATCCCCGAAACCTATTATTCTTTTGCCTGGGCAAATGATAATAAAACGGTATTCTATACCAAGATAGATCCTGCAAACCGCCCGTTCCAGCTTTTTAGACACACTTTAGGAACTTCTGCAGACGAAGACGTTCTCATTTTTCACGAACCAGATGATGCTTTCTTTTTGGAAGTTGGAAAAACGAGAAGCGAAGCATACATTATGATGAGTTTGGGTAGCCAAATTACATCAGAAATTCATTACTTAGATGCCAACGAGCCCAATGGAAATTTTCAAATTTTTCTGCCAAGAAAGACAGGAGTATTGTATGATATCGACCATCACAGTGATTCCTTTTACATTGTTACCAATGAAGAGGCAATTAACTTTAAACTCATGAAAACTCTTGTCGCCTCACCAGCACGGGAAAATTGGCAAACAGTCATTCCTCATCGAGAAGATATCATGCTTTCGGGTGTTAGCTTATTTGCCAACTATATGGTGATTTATGAAAGGCAAGGTGGGCTACCTATCGGGAGAGTACAAAATTTATCGACAGGAAATATTTATCAAATTTCCTTTCCAGAACCAACCTACGATTTTTACGAAAGTAGTAACCCTGAATTTAACACAACAATCCTGCGATTTAATTACACCTCTTTCACTACTCCCCATTCTGTGTTTGATTATGACATGGAAACAAATCAGCGAGAGTTGAAAAAAGAGATAGAAGTTTTGGGCGGATACGATCGCGATCGGTACCAAAGCGAATGGTTGGTTGCTACCTCTGCTGATGGAACGCAAGTTCCCATATCTATTGTTTACAAAAATGGCATTCAAAAAGATGGAAAAAATGCTCTATTCTTGACAGGATATGGTTCTTACGGTTATCCTTCCTCTTCTGGGTTTTCCTCCAATCGACTCTCATTATTAGACCGTGGAGTCGTGTTTGCCATAGCTCATATTCGCGGTGGTGGTGAAATGGGAAGGAAGTGGTATGAAGATGGCAAATTTTTGAAGAAAAAGAACACCTTTACTGATTTTATTGCTTGTGCTGAGTACTTGATTGGTGAAAAATGGACATCCAGCGATCGCCTTGTGATTTCTGGTGGAAGTGCAGGCGGCTTATTGATGGGAGCAGTTATGAATATGCGTCCCGATCTGTTTAAAGCCGTCATTGCTGATGTTCCATTTGTAGACGTAGTTACAACCATATTGGATACTTCCTTACCCCTTTCCGTAACAGAGTGGGAAGAATGGGGGAATCCAAACGATAAAGCTTATTACGACTACATAAAATCCTACTCTCCCTATGACAATGTTGAAGCCAAAGATTATCCGGACACGCTTATTTTAGCAGGTTTAAATGATTCTCGTGTCAAATACTGGGAACCGGCAAAATGGACGGCAAAACTGCGAGAAATCAAAACAGACAAAAATATTCTCCTGCTGAGAACTAATATGGGTGCGGGTCATAGCGGTGCATCTGGGCGTTATGAAAGCTTGAAGGAACTCGCTTTTGAATATGCCTTTGTTTTAGATAGGTTAGGTTTGGGAGATTGTTAA
- a CDS encoding ABC transporter ATP-binding protein yields the protein MKAIATLEKFSYLYPSSPNSVLKDISLEIYSGEFLGIIGPTGAGKTTLCLALNGIVPQFYGGRFFGHITVAGKDTLECPISELARYVGMVFEDPEMQLTSTSVENEIAFALENLCVPRDEIIKRIPQVLEAVRLEGCETKNPQELSGGQKQRLAIAATLALQPALLILDEPTSQLDPIGSEEVFATVKELNQELGISIVMVSHAAEEMAQFADRLAFLSDGQLLDVGTPNQIYSRIEQLRQHNLRPPQVAQTFYFINQRQIPVSQIPVTLSDGFSLLSKLSTANQIVPSPEFSQNEKSTQTPLLSVQNLSHIYEDGTQALRDVSLDIYRGEYVLIVGQNGAGKSTLVKHFLNLLQPSQGKVYVNNQETSNLSVSSLARSIGYVAQNPDNQIFNTTVEKEVSFALRNLGYSRKIVEQRTHNSLKNMNLWDERHLHPLSLPKGDRARIVIAAILAMNPEIVIFDEPTIGQDYQGACSILDVSRQLHQQGKTVIVITHHLYLMTEYAQRVVVMGKGTVLLDAPIRQAYHETELLQSTYLTPPQAVLLSQKLSELTNQNYPLLTPQELANCFVSRDSV from the coding sequence ATGAAAGCGATCGCCACTTTAGAAAAATTCTCTTATCTTTACCCAAGTTCTCCTAACTCAGTATTAAAAGATATCTCTCTAGAAATCTACTCCGGAGAATTTTTAGGTATTATCGGACCAACAGGTGCGGGGAAAACTACACTATGTCTCGCACTGAATGGAATTGTTCCTCAATTTTATGGGGGACGTTTTTTTGGACATATTACAGTTGCAGGGAAGGATACTCTTGAGTGTCCGATATCTGAGTTAGCGCGTTATGTAGGGATGGTATTTGAAGACCCTGAAATGCAACTCACTTCCACCTCTGTAGAAAATGAAATTGCTTTTGCTCTTGAAAATTTATGCGTTCCTAGAGATGAAATTATCAAGCGGATTCCCCAAGTTTTAGAAGCAGTTCGCTTGGAAGGCTGTGAAACAAAAAATCCTCAGGAATTATCTGGCGGACAAAAACAACGTTTAGCCATTGCTGCAACCTTAGCTTTACAACCTGCTCTACTCATTCTCGATGAACCGACCTCTCAATTAGACCCCATTGGTTCTGAAGAAGTTTTTGCTACTGTTAAAGAACTCAATCAAGAATTAGGCATTTCAATTGTTATGGTTTCCCATGCAGCTGAAGAGATGGCTCAATTCGCCGACCGCTTGGCTTTTTTATCTGATGGTCAGCTCTTAGACGTGGGAACGCCCAATCAAATTTATTCTCGGATCGAACAATTAAGACAGCACAACCTGCGTCCGCCTCAAGTTGCTCAAACTTTTTACTTTATCAACCAACGTCAAATTCCCGTTAGTCAAATTCCCGTGACGCTCTCTGATGGGTTCTCTTTGTTGAGCAAATTATCTACAGCAAATCAAATTGTTCCATCCCCTGAATTTTCTCAAAATGAAAAAAGTACGCAAACGCCCTTATTGTCCGTGCAAAACCTAAGTCACATCTATGAGGATGGTACGCAAGCATTGCGGGATGTTTCTCTCGATATTTATCGGGGAGAATATGTGCTAATTGTTGGGCAAAATGGAGCAGGAAAAAGTACTTTGGTTAAGCATTTCCTCAACCTTTTACAACCATCTCAAGGAAAGGTATACGTTAATAATCAAGAGACAAGTAACCTGTCAGTTAGTAGTTTAGCTCGTTCCATCGGCTATGTCGCGCAAAATCCCGATAACCAAATTTTTAACACAACAGTAGAAAAAGAAGTTTCCTTTGCTTTACGAAATTTGGGGTACTCGCGCAAAATCGTAGAGCAAAGAACTCATAACAGCCTTAAAAATATGAACTTATGGGACGAGCGCCATCTTCATCCCTTGTCTTTACCTAAAGGCGATCGTGCTCGGATTGTAATTGCGGCGATTCTAGCCATGAATCCAGAAATCGTTATTTTCGATGAACCAACTATCGGACAGGATTACCAAGGAGCTTGCTCAATTTTGGATGTAAGCCGTCAATTACATCAGCAGGGAAAAACTGTAATTGTTATTACTCATCATTTATATTTAATGACTGAATACGCCCAACGGGTTGTCGTTATGGGAAAAGGAACCGTTCTTCTCGACGCACCTATACGTCAAGCTTACCATGAGACAGAATTATTACAATCAACTTATTTAACTCCACCGCAAGCAGTTTTGTTATCTCAAAAGCTTTCCGAGCTTACCAATCAAAACTATCCTTTATTGACTCCTCAAGAGTTAGCTAATTGTTTTGTATCTCGTGATTCTGTTTAG
- a CDS encoding S66 peptidase family protein, which yields MSNAQYPSKIVPQSLKPGDLLQVISPSGALREFESFQKGVEIWRSRGYQVELASGFDDKWGYLAGQDENRRHQLATAWQKLQCRGILCARGGFGSARILEDWVWTMGELSPSPSASQAVGTPSPLLTNPKWLIGFSDITALLWSLYTVGISSVHGPVMTTLASEPEWSIQRLFDLVEGRPLAPLEGDGWGGGIASGILLPANLTVATHLLGTPLQPDMDGVILAWEDVTEAPYRIDRLLTQWRMSGALQKVRGIALGRFSRCEPPPNVPSFTIEEVLRDRLGNLGIPVVSGLPFGHDGPNAALPVGVKVTLDADRGLLDCTQIE from the coding sequence ATGTCCAACGCCCAATACCCATCTAAAATTGTCCCGCAATCCCTAAAACCGGGCGATCTACTGCAAGTTATTTCACCAAGTGGTGCTTTGAGAGAATTTGAATCGTTTCAAAAAGGAGTTGAAATTTGGCGATCGCGAGGTTACCAAGTTGAGTTAGCGTCGGGGTTTGATGACAAATGGGGATATTTAGCAGGTCAAGATGAAAACCGCCGCCATCAACTAGCAACGGCTTGGCAAAAACTGCAATGTCGTGGAATTCTATGTGCGAGAGGTGGTTTTGGTAGCGCACGCATTCTCGAAGATTGGGTATGGACAATGGGAGAATTGTCCCCCTCACCCTCCGCTTCCCAAGCCGTTGGAACTCCAAGTCCCCTACTGACTAACCCTAAATGGTTAATTGGTTTTTCTGACATTACTGCCCTTTTGTGGAGTCTTTATACAGTAGGTATTTCAAGCGTTCACGGTCCTGTCATGACAACTCTAGCTTCAGAACCAGAGTGGTCAATTCAAAGATTATTTGATTTGGTGGAAGGTCGTCCTTTAGCACCTTTAGAAGGTGACGGCTGGGGTGGTGGCATTGCTAGTGGTATTTTATTACCAGCCAATCTCACAGTAGCAACTCATCTCCTAGGTACACCATTACAGCCAGATATGGATGGTGTAATTTTGGCATGGGAAGATGTGACAGAAGCACCTTACAGAATAGACAGACTGCTGACTCAATGGCGAATGAGTGGTGCTTTGCAAAAAGTTCGAGGTATTGCTTTGGGGCGCTTTAGCCGATGCGAACCACCTCCCAATGTCCCTAGTTTCACTATTGAGGAAGTTTTACGCGATCGCTTGGGTAATTTAGGCATTCCTGTGGTTTCCGGTCTACCTTTTGGTCATGATGGACCAAACGCTGCTTTACCAGTAGGTGTGAAGGTAACTCTAGACGCAGATCGGGGGCTATTAGATTGCACACAAATTGAGTGA
- a CDS encoding DMT family transporter: MQLKLSASQQPFAPILLIAPFFLWGTAMVAMKGAIPHTTPFFLAGVRLIPAGVLILIAAAFMGKPQPKGWLAWLWIALFALIDGTLFQGFLAAGLVRTGAGLGSVMIDSQPLAVALLSLWLFQERIGLWGWLGLALGVMGISLIGLPDELILGLLSNSLPSSTTFPHSFLESGEWLMLLAALSMAVGTVLIRFVCRHADPVTATGWHMILGGLPLWGVSAVTESQQIQNLVPSDWLALCYATVFGSAIAYGLFFYFASSGSLTSLSSLTFLTPVFALLFGNLLLQEVLSPVQWVGVGLTLVSIYLINQRDTLAQAGHKLVASDTNTAQQQSLLEASARKLNRVSVPLRESEPESLP, encoded by the coding sequence ATGCAACTGAAGCTCAGTGCATCTCAACAACCCTTCGCACCAATACTGCTGATAGCCCCATTTTTCTTGTGGGGTACTGCAATGGTGGCTATGAAAGGAGCGATCCCCCACACAACACCATTCTTTTTAGCAGGGGTGCGTTTGATACCAGCAGGGGTACTTATTCTGATCGCAGCAGCATTCATGGGAAAACCTCAGCCAAAAGGATGGTTGGCGTGGTTGTGGATCGCTCTATTTGCTTTGATAGATGGAACTCTATTTCAGGGCTTTTTAGCAGCAGGGTTAGTCAGAACCGGAGCTGGGCTGGGGTCTGTAATGATTGATTCTCAACCTTTAGCAGTTGCTTTATTGTCTTTGTGGCTGTTCCAAGAACGGATTGGTTTGTGGGGATGGTTGGGACTTGCGCTCGGAGTGATGGGTATTAGTTTAATTGGCTTACCAGATGAGTTAATCTTAGGTCTGCTCTCTAATTCCTTGCCCTCCTCTACTACTTTCCCACACTCCTTTCTAGAGAGTGGCGAATGGTTAATGCTTTTGGCAGCGCTTAGTATGGCAGTGGGAACTGTACTAATTCGCTTTGTGTGTCGTCACGCCGACCCCGTGACCGCTACAGGATGGCACATGATTCTGGGTGGATTGCCATTGTGGGGAGTTTCAGCAGTGACAGAATCCCAACAGATACAGAATCTTGTTCCTTCGGATTGGCTGGCTTTATGCTACGCTACAGTGTTTGGAAGTGCGATCGCATACGGCTTATTTTTCTATTTTGCCTCTAGTGGCAGTCTCACCAGTTTAAGTTCTCTAACCTTTCTCACACCTGTATTTGCTTTGCTATTTGGGAATTTGCTTCTTCAAGAAGTACTAAGCCCGGTGCAGTGGGTAGGAGTAGGATTGACTCTAGTCAGTATTTACCTCATCAATCAGCGCGATACTTTAGCACAAGCCGGTCATAAACTCGTCGCCAGTGATACAAATACTGCACAGCAACAATCCCTGTTAGAAGCTTCTGCAAGAAAACTGAATAGAGTTTCCGTACCGTTACGCGAATCGGAACCAGAGAGTTTACCGTAA
- a CDS encoding glycosyltransferase family 4 protein, producing MKLAFITATPQNAELGSGTFVGNAHLIANLRSLHPTVDVFTPSQPTGLMGYMVDRFRWNWGLDPRCFDNYDAVIGLDMDGYTIANRIKPPFIAYIHGIIADEAKFERGWVRVSLELMAKAERVSVHRANMVIATSDYSRTRLSYLYNYTKDIQIVPPPIDLQAWDAAITSISQEANNARPTVLCVGVQYPRKNVATLVRATAILRDRIPDVEVRIASKGPEWDNLRRLTQELNLNQNVTFLGYLPYEKLVREYVRCHVFCLPSLQEGFGIVFAEAMATSKPIVASRSSSTPELIQHGVQGLLATPLDPEDLARQLAEVLLSPEKSSALGKAGRVKVAEFDAPVTARRFSQLLTKL from the coding sequence ATGAAGCTAGCATTTATCACAGCTACTCCCCAAAATGCCGAGCTAGGAAGCGGAACTTTTGTGGGTAATGCACACCTGATTGCTAACCTGCGATCGCTACATCCTACCGTTGATGTTTTTACCCCCTCTCAACCAACTGGATTGATGGGCTACATGGTAGATCGTTTCCGATGGAATTGGGGGCTCGATCCACGATGCTTCGACAATTACGATGCTGTTATTGGTCTTGATATGGATGGTTACACCATTGCCAATCGCATCAAACCCCCATTTATTGCTTACATTCATGGTATTATTGCCGACGAAGCCAAGTTTGAGCGGGGGTGGGTACGTGTCTCTTTAGAGTTGATGGCAAAAGCAGAACGAGTCAGCGTCCATCGTGCCAATATGGTAATTGCCACTAGCGATTACTCTCGCACCAGGCTAAGCTATCTCTATAACTACACCAAAGACATCCAAATTGTACCGCCTCCTATCGACCTCCAAGCATGGGATGCAGCAATAACATCTATCAGTCAAGAAGCTAATAATGCGCGTCCCACCGTATTGTGTGTTGGCGTGCAGTATCCGCGTAAAAACGTTGCTACCCTGGTTCGAGCAACAGCAATTCTCCGCGATCGAATACCAGATGTGGAAGTGCGAATTGCAAGCAAAGGACCAGAATGGGACAACTTGCGCCGTCTAACTCAAGAACTCAATTTAAATCAAAACGTAACCTTCCTCGGCTACCTCCCTTATGAGAAACTAGTACGCGAGTACGTTCGCTGTCATGTTTTCTGCTTGCCAAGCCTGCAAGAAGGCTTTGGGATTGTCTTTGCTGAAGCCATGGCAACTAGCAAGCCCATTGTCGCCAGTCGTTCGTCCTCTACACCCGAATTAATTCAACATGGCGTACAAGGTTTGCTAGCAACCCCTCTAGATCCGGAAGATTTAGCACGTCAGCTAGCAGAAGTACTTTTATCACCAGAGAAAAGCTCTGCACTTGGCAAAGCAGGGCGGGTTAAAGTTGCAGAGTTTGATGCACCTGTTACCGCCCGACGCTTCAGCCAGTTGTTAACTAAACTTTAA
- a CDS encoding peptidoglycan-binding protein gives MGLRSSSVFLIACFACLGLDHNLASNATPTQAVKGFKLAQVSSTDNVKISNLLEPGSTGTEVRTLQTLLKELGYYDGEIDGKYGGVTSVAVAKFQQARGLVADGVFGTVTKQNLEQNIQKKSLTPSVAIASNAISASTTTTDPVEKQDILWWLLVGMGTIGSLGALAYIIKGFSQVKKPARYIETSPQEHTNSVTPSRQEHTTTANAGYLRTSELVPPETVANLKPQLLSVEKTSRLAKVNIIEQLIEDLHSADPTQRRKAIWDLGQQGDSRAVQPLVELMVDADTQQRSLILAALAEIGTRTLKPMNRALAISLQDESPQVRKNAIRDLTRIYDMMAQVSQMVSHAMHDPDAEVQATAKYALSQMNRIRSLPSQEREDKTSDQ, from the coding sequence ATGGGGCTACGTAGTTCCTCTGTATTTCTCATTGCCTGCTTTGCTTGCTTGGGTCTTGACCATAATTTAGCAAGCAACGCTACCCCTACCCAAGCTGTGAAAGGCTTTAAACTTGCTCAAGTCAGTTCTACAGACAATGTCAAGATTTCTAATCTCCTCGAACCTGGTAGCACGGGTACGGAAGTGAGAACACTCCAAACCTTATTGAAAGAGTTGGGGTACTACGATGGTGAAATAGACGGTAAATATGGTGGTGTGACAAGTGTGGCTGTCGCCAAATTTCAGCAAGCTAGGGGTTTAGTTGCAGACGGTGTATTTGGAACTGTTACAAAGCAGAATCTTGAACAAAATATTCAGAAAAAGTCTTTGACACCTTCTGTAGCGATCGCAAGCAATGCCATCTCAGCCAGTACTACAACAACAGACCCAGTAGAAAAACAGGACATACTGTGGTGGCTGCTGGTTGGTATGGGTACTATAGGAAGTCTTGGCGCACTCGCTTACATTATTAAGGGATTCAGTCAAGTCAAAAAACCTGCTCGCTATATTGAAACTTCTCCTCAAGAACACACCAACTCTGTTACGCCATCAAGACAAGAACACACCACAACAGCGAATGCAGGATACTTAAGAACTAGCGAACTTGTCCCACCAGAAACAGTTGCAAACCTTAAACCCCAACTTCTATCAGTAGAAAAAACTTCTCGCCTTGCCAAAGTCAACATCATCGAGCAATTGATAGAGGACTTGCACAGCGCAGATCCCACACAACGCCGTAAAGCTATCTGGGATTTGGGACAACAGGGAGATTCAAGAGCGGTTCAACCTCTGGTGGAACTGATGGTAGATGCAGATACTCAGCAACGCAGCTTAATTTTGGCAGCTTTGGCAGAAATTGGCACTCGGACACTGAAACCCATGAATCGTGCTTTGGCAATTTCGTTGCAGGATGAAAGCCCCCAAGTGCGGAAAAATGCTATCCGCGATTTGACTCGGATTTATGACATGATGGCTCAAGTGAGCCAAATGGTATCACACGCCATGCACGACCCCGATGCTGAGGTACAAGCCACAGCAAAGTACGCTCTTTCACAAATGAACCGCATCCGTTCTTTACCGAGTCAGGAAAGAGAAGACAAGACCAGTGACCAGTGA
- a CDS encoding GNAT family N-acetyltransferase: MILSSKRLILREFIPEDWEPIFEYQTEPQYLEFYEWETRSKTEVQEFVQMFLEQQKQVPRTKFQLAIVLKSEEKVIGNCGIRKIKPELPEASLGYEIASDYWGKGYATEAASTMIKFGFEELKLKRIYGWCIAENLASARVMQKVGMQFEERFTENEWFKGRWWDTLIFGISKARWEKL; encoded by the coding sequence ATGATTCTTTCCTCCAAACGTCTTATCTTACGAGAATTTATACCGGAAGACTGGGAACCGATTTTTGAGTACCAAACAGAACCCCAATATCTGGAATTTTACGAATGGGAGACACGTAGCAAAACTGAGGTGCAGGAATTTGTACAAATGTTTTTAGAACAACAAAAGCAAGTACCGAGAACGAAATTTCAGTTAGCGATCGTCTTAAAATCTGAAGAAAAAGTCATTGGTAATTGCGGTATTCGTAAAATCAAACCAGAGTTACCAGAAGCTTCCCTTGGTTACGAAATTGCTTCAGATTACTGGGGAAAGGGATATGCAACTGAAGCAGCAAGCACGATGATAAAGTTTGGGTTTGAGGAGTTGAAGCTAAAGCGCATTTATGGATGGTGCATTGCTGAAAACCTTGCTTCTGCTAGAGTCATGCAAAAAGTTGGGATGCAGTTTGAGGAAAGATTTACTGAGAATGAGTGGTTTAAGGGACGTTGGTGGGATACTTTGATTTTTGGAATTTCAAAAGCTCGGTGGGAAAAGCTATGA